The Tamandua tetradactyla isolate mTamTet1 chromosome 8, mTamTet1.pri, whole genome shotgun sequence genome includes a window with the following:
- the LOC143643634 gene encoding olfactory receptor 10A2-like: MAGGNWTRVSEFILMSFSSLPTEIQSFLFLIFLIIYLVTLIGNSLIILVTLADPMLHSPMYFFLKNLSFLEIGFNLVIVPKMLGTLLSQDTTISFFGCATQMFFFFFFGVDECCLLATMAYDRFVAICNPLHYPVILNQRTCVKLAAASWFPGFPVATVQATWLFSFPFCGTNKVNHFFCDSPPVLRLVCADTALFEIYAIIGTILFVMIPCLLILYSYTRIAAAILKIPSAKGKQKAFSTCSSHLLVVSLFYVSLSLTYFRPKSNNSPESKKLLSLSYTVVTPMLNPIIYSLRNNEVKNALGRTFRKTLGLRNCIL; encoded by the coding sequence ATGGCTGGAGGAAACTGGACAAGAGTAAGTGAGTTTATTCTTATGAGCTTCTCTTCCCTACCTACTGAAATACAGTCCTTCCTCTTCCTGATATTTCTGATCATTTATTTGGTCACTTTGATTGGAAACAGCCTCATCATTCTGGTTACACTAGCTGACCCCATGCTGCACAGTCCCATGTACTTCTTTCTTAAGAACTTGTCCTTCTTAGAGATTGGCTTCAACCTAGTTATTGTACCTAAGATGCTGGGAACCTTGCTTTCCCAGGACACAACCATCTCTTTCTTTGGATGTGCTACTcagatgtttttcttcttcttctttgggGTTGATGAATGCTGCCTCCTGGCCACCATGGCATATGACCGCTTTGTAGCCATCTGTAATCCCTTGCACTATCCAGTTATTTTAAACCAAAGGACCTGTGTCAAACTGGCTGCAGCCTCCTGGTTTCCTGGCTTTCCAGTGGCTACTGTGCAGGCTACATGGCTCTTCAGCTTCCCATTCTGTGGCACCAACAAGGTGAACCACTTCTTCTGTGACAGCCCACCTGTGCTGAGGCTGGTCTGTGCAGACACAGCACTGTTTGAGATCTACGCCATCATCGGAACTATTCTGTTTGTCATGATACCATGCCTGTTGATCTTATATTCCTACACTCGCATTGCTGCTGCCATCCTCAAGATTCCCTCAGCTAAAGGGAAGCAAAAGGCCTTCTCTACCTGTTCTTCCCACCTCCTTGTCGTCTCCCTTTTCTATGTTTCTTTAAGCCTCACATACTTCAGACCTAAATCCAATAATTCTCCTGAGAGCAAGAAGCTTCTATCATTGTCCTACACTGTTGTGACTCCCATGTTGAACCCCATCATCTATAGCCTGAGAAATAATGAGGTAAAGAATGCTCTTGGCCGGACCTTCCGTAAAACTCTAGGCCTCAGAAACTGCATCCTATAG